The Sebastes umbrosus isolate fSebUmb1 chromosome 4, fSebUmb1.pri, whole genome shotgun sequence genome has a window encoding:
- the LOC119487567 gene encoding myosin heavy chain, fast skeletal muscle-like → MSTDAEMAQYGKAAIFLRKPEKERLEAQTLPFDAKSACYVADVKELYLKGTILKKDGDKVTVKVHDTSEEKVVKEADVSPMNPPKYDKIEDMAMMTHLNEASVLYNLKERYAAWMIYTYSGLFCATVNPYKWLPVYDSECVAAYRGKKRMEAPPHIFSVSDNAYQFMATDRENQSVLITGESGAGKTVNTKRVIQYFATISVEGAKKRDTSKGSLEDQIIAANPLLEAYGNAKTVRNDNSSRFGKFIRIHFGATGKLSSADIETYLLEKSRVTFQLPAERGYHIFYQMMTAHKPELIDLALITTNPYDFPMCSMGQITVASIDDKVELEATDNAIDILGFINEEKLSIYKNTGAVLHHGNMKFKQKQREEQAEPDGTEEADKVAYLLGLNSADMLKALCYPRVKVGNEYVTKGQTVSQVNNSVTALAKSIYEKMFLWMVIRINQMLDTKQARQFYIGVLDIAGFEIFDFNTLEQLCINFTNEKLQQFFNHTMFVLEQEEYKKEGIIWEFIDFGMDLAACIELIEKPMGIFSILEEECMFPKATDTSFKNKLYDQHLGKNKAFEKPKPAKGKAEAHFSLVHYAGTVDYNIGGWLDKNKDPLNESVVQLYQKSSVKLLPILYPPVVEEAGKKGGKKKGGSMQTVSSQFRENLGKLMTNLRATHPHFVRCLIPNESKTPGLMENFLVIHQLRCNGVLEGIRICRKGFPSRILYADFKQRYKVLNASVIPEGQFIDNKKASEKLLGSIDVPHDEYKFGHTKVFFKAGLLGTLEEMRDEKLASLVTMTQALCRGYVMRKEYVKMTERREAIYSIQYNIRSFMNVKHWPWMKVYYKIKPLLKSAETEKELANMKENYDKMKTDLAAALAKKKELEEKMVSLLQEKNDLQLQIASEGENLSDAEERCEGLIKSKIQMEAKLKETTERLEDEEEINAELTAKKRKLEDECSELKKDIDDLELTLAKVEKEKHATENKVKNLTEEMASQDESVAKLTKEKKALQEAHQQTLDDLQAEEDKVNTLTKAKTKLEQQVDDLEGSLEQEKKLRMDLERAKRKLEGDLKLAQESVMDLENEKQQSDEKIKKKDFEISQLLSKIEDEQSLGAQLQKKIKELQARIEELEEEIEAERAARAKVEKQRADLSRELEEISERLEEAGGATAVQIEMNKKREAEFQKLRRDLEESTLQHEATASALRKKQADSVAELGEQIDNLQRVKQKLEKEKSEYKMEIDDLSSNMENVAKAKGNLEKMCRTLEDQFSELKTKNDENVRQINDSNAQKARLLTENGEFSRQIEEKEALVSQLTRGKQAFTQQIEELKRTTEEEVKAKNALAHGLQSARHDCDLLREQFEEEQEAKAELQRGMSKANSEVAQWRSKYETDAIQRTEELEEAKKKLAQRLQDAEEQIEAVNSKCASLEKTKQRLQSEVEDLMIDVERANGLAANLDKKQRNFDKVLAEWKQKYEEAQAELEGAQKEARSLSTELFKMKNSYEETLDHLETMKRENKNLQQEISDLTEQIGETGKNIHELEKSKKQVETEKSEIQTALEEAEGTLEHEESKILRVQLELNQIKGEVDRKLAEKDEEMEQIKRNSQRVIDAMQSTLDSEVRSRNDALRIKKKMEGDLNEMEIQLSHANRQAAESQKQLRNVQTQLKDAQLHLDDAIRAQEEYKEQAAMVDRRNSLMLAEIEELRTALEQTERSRKIAEQELVDASERVGLLHSQNTSLLNTKKKLEAELVQVQGEVDDTVQEARNAEEKAKKAITDAAMMAEELKKEQDTSAHLERMKKNLEVAVKDLQHRLDEAENLAMKGGKKQLQKLESRVRELEAEVEAEQRRGADAVKGVRKYERRVKELTYQTEEDKKNVIRLQDLVDKLQLKVKAYKRQSEEAEEQANTHLSKCRKVQHELEEAEERADIAESQVNKLRAKSRDTGKGKEAAE, encoded by the exons ATGAGTACGGACGCGGAGATGGCCCAATATGGCAAGGCTGCCATTTTCCTTCGTAAACCAGAGAAGGAGAGGCTTGAGGCTCAAACTCTGCCATTTGATGCCAAGAGTGCCTGCTACGTGGCTGATGTCAAGGAGCTGTACTTGAAGGGAACGATCCTCAAGAAAGATGGTGACAAAGTCACCGTCAAAGTCCATGACACTTCGGAG GAAAAGGTAGTCAAAGAAGCTGACGTCTCGCCAATGAACCCTCCAAAGTATGACAAGATTGAGGACATGGCCATGATGACCCATCTCAATGAAGCCTCTGTGCTGTATAACCTCAAAGAGCGTTATGCAGCATGGATGATCTAC ACCTACTCTGGGTTGTTCTGTGCCACTGTAAACCCCTACAAGTGGCTCCCAGTGTACGACTCTGAATGTGTAGCTGCCTATAGAGGCAAGAAGCGTATGGAGGCTCCACCCCACatcttctctgtctctgacaACGCTTATCAGTTCATGGCTACTG ATAGGGAGAACCAGTCTGTCTTGATCAC CGGAGAGTCTGGTGCTGGAAAGACTGTGAACACCAAGCGTGTCATCCAGTACTTTGCAACAATCTCAGTTGAGGGGGCCAAGAAGAGGGACACTTCAAAG GGGTCACTGGAGGATCAGATTATTGCAGCCAATCCCCTGCTGGAGGCCTATGGTAACGCCAAAACTGTGAGGAATGACAACTCTTCTCGTTTT GGTAAATTCATCAGAATCCATTTCGGCGCAACTGGCAAACTGTCTAGTGCTGATATTGAGACAT ATCTGCTGGAGAAGTCTAGAGTGACATTCCAGCTTCCTGCTGAGAGGGGCTACCACATCTTCTATCAGATGATGACCGCCCACAAACCTGAGCTGATTG ATTTGGCACTCATCACAACCAACCCCTACGACTTCCCAATGTGCAGCATGGGTCAGATCACTGTGGCCAGCATTGATGACAAAGTTGAGCTGGAAGCCACTGAT AATGCTATTGATATCCTGGGCTTCATTAATGAAGAGAAACTGAGCATCTACAAGAATACTGGTGCTGTCCTCCACCATGGTAACATGAAGTTCAAGCAGAAGCAGCGTGAGGAGCAGGCTGAGCCAGACGGCACAGAGG AGGCTGACAAGGTTGCTTACTTGCTGGGTCTGAACTCGGCTGACatgctgaaggctctgtgcTATCCCAGAGTGAAAGTCGGAAATGAGTATGTCACCAAGGGACAAACTGTATCTCAG gtgAATAACTCAGTGACTGCCCTCGCCAAGTCTATCTATGAGAAGATGTTCTTGTGGATGGTCATCCGTATCAACCAGATGTTGGACACTAAACAGGCGAGGCAGTTCTACATCGGTGTCCTGGATATCGCTGGCTTTGAAATCTTTGAT TTCAACACACTGGAGCAGCTGTGCATCAACTTCACCAATGAGAAACTGCAACAGTTTTTCAACCACACCATGTTTGTCCTGGAGCAAGAGGAGTACAAGAAGGAGGGTATTATCTGGGAGTTCATTGACTTTGGCATGGACTTGGCTGCCTGCATCGAGCTGATTGAAAAG CCCATGGGTATCTTCTCCATCCTTGAAGAGGAGTGCATGTTCCCCAAGGCCACAGACACATCCTTCAAGAACAAGCTGTATGACCAGCATCTTggcaaaaacaaagcatttgagaAGCCAAAGCCCGCCAAAGGCAAGGCTGAGGCCCACTTCTCCCTGGTGCACTATGCTGGTACCGTGGACTACAATATCGGTGGCTGGCTGGACAAGAACAAGGATCCACTGAATGAGTCTGTCGTGCAGCTGTACCAGAAGTCCTCAGTGAAACTGCTGCCTATTCTGTATCCTCCTGTCGTTGAGG AGGCTGGCAAGAAGGGAGGCAAGAAGAAGGGTGGTTCTATGCAGACTGTGTCTTCACAGTTTAGG GAGAACTTGGGCAAGCTGATGACTAACTTGAGGGCCACCCATCCTCACTTTGTGCGCTGCCTGATTCCCAATGAGTCAAAGACTCCAG GTCTCATGGAGAACTTCCTGGTTATCCACCAGCTCAGGTGTAACGGTGTGCTGGAGGGTATCAGAATCTGCAGAAAAGGTTTCCCCAGCAGAATCCTCTATGCTGACTTCAAACAGAG GTACAAGGTACTGAATGCCAGTGTCATCCCTGAGGGACAGTTCATTGACAACAAGAAGGCTTCAGAGAAGCTGCTTGGATCAATTGATGTTCCTCATGACGAGTACAAATTCGGACACACCAAG GTGTTCTTCAAAGCCGGTCTGCTGGGTACCCTTGAGGAGATGAgagatgaaaaactggcatctCTGGTCACCATGACTCAGGCTTTGTGCCGTGGTTACGTCATGAGAAAGGAATATGTGAAGATGACAGAGAGGAG GGAAGCCATATATTCCATCCAGTACAATATCCGCTCATTCATGAATGTGAAACACTGGCCATGGATGAAGGTGTACTACAAGATCAAGCCTCTGCTGAAGAGTGCTGAAACTGAGAAGGAGCTGGCAAATATGAAGGAGAACTATGATAAGATGAAAACTGACTTGGCTGCTGCCCTGGCAAAGaagaaggagctggaggagaagatGGTGTCCCTTCTGCAAGAGAAGAATGACCTGCAGCTGCAAATCGCATCT GAAGGAGAGAATCTGTCAGATGCTGAGGAGAGATGTGAGGGACTTATCAAGAGTAAGATCCAGATGGAGGCCAAACTCAAAGAGACAACTGAGAGactggaggatgaagaggaaatcAATGCTGAGCTCACTGCCAAGAAGAGAAAGCTGGAAGATGAATGCTCTGAGCTCAAGAAGGATATTGATGACCTGGAGCTTACCTTGGCCAAAGTGGAGAAGGAGAAACATGCCACTGAGAACAAG GTGAAGAACCTGACCGAGGAGATGGCCTCTCAGGATGAGAGCGTTGCTAAGCTGACCAAGGAAAAGAAAGCCCTTCAGGAGGCTCATCAGCAGACTCTTGATGACCTGCAGGCTGAGGAAGACAAAGTCAACACTCTGACCAAGGCCAAGACCAAGCTTGAGCAGCAAGTGGATGAT CTTGAAGGTTCTCTGGAGCAAGAGAAGAAACTGCGTATGGACCTTGAGAGAGCCAAGAGAAAGCTTGAGGGTGATCTGAAACTGGCCCAGGAATCCGTCATGGATCTTGAAAATGAAAAGCAGCAGTCTGAtgagaaaattaaaaa GAAGGACTTTGAAATCAGTCAGCTCCTTAGCAAGATTGAAGATGAGCAGTCACTGGGTGCTCAGCTTCAGAAGAAGATCAAGGAGCTTCAG GCTCGTATTGAGGAACTGGAGGAGGAGATTGAGGCTGAGCGCGCTGCTCGTGCCAAGGTTGAGAAGCAGAGAGCTGACCTCTCCAGGGAACTTGAGGAGATCAGTGAGAGGCTGGAGGAGGCCGGTGGTGCCACTGCTGTTCAGATTGAGATGAACAAGAAGCGTGAGGCTGAGTTCCAGAAGCTCCGTCGTGACCTTGAGGAATCCACTCTGCAGCATGAAGCCACTGCTTCTGCTCTTCGCAAGAAGCAGGCTGACAGCGTTGCTGAGCTGGGAGAGCAGATTGACAACCTCCAGCGTGTTAAGCAGAAGCTTGAGAAGGAAAAAAGTGAATACAAGATGGAGATTGATGACCTCTCCAGCAACATGGAGAATGTTGCTAAAGCAAAG GGAAATCTTGAAAAGATGTGCCGTACTCTTGAGGACCAATTTAGCGAACTGAAGACCAAGAATGATGAAAATGTCCGTCAAATCAATGACTCAAATGCACAGAAAGCACGTCTCCTGACAGAAAATG GTGAGTTCAGCCGTCAAATTGAAGAGAAAGAAGCTCTTGTCTCTCAGCTGACCAGAGGCAAACAGGCCTTCACACAGCAGAttgaggagctgaagagaacGACTGAAGAGGAGGTTAAG GCCAAGAATGCTCTTGCCCATGGACTGCAATCAGCTCGCCATGACTGTGATCTGCTGAGGGAGCAGTttgaggaagagcaggaggccAAGGCTGAACTGCAGCGTGGAATGTCCAAGGCCAACAGCGAGGTGGCTCAGTGGAGATCTAAGTATGAAACTGATGCTATCCAGCGCACTGAGGAGCTTGAGGAAGCCAA GAAAAAGCTGGCCCAGCGCCTTCAGGATGCTGAGGAACAGATTGAGGCAGTGAATTCCAAGTGTGCTTCTCTTGAGAAAACCAAACAGAGGCTCCAGAGTGAGGTGGAGGACCTCATGATTGATGTGGAGAGGGCCAATGGTCTGGCTGCCAACTTGGACAAGAAGCAGAGAAACTTTGACAAG GTGTTGGCAGAGTGGAAACAGAAGTACGAGGAGGCTCAGGCAGAGCTTGAGGGAGCACAGAAGGAGGCTCGTTCTCTCAGCACTGAGCTGTTCAAGATGAAGAACTCTTATGAGGAAACTCTGGATCACCTGGAGACCATGAAGCGTGAAAACAAGAACCTGCAAC AGGAGATCTCAGATCTGACTGAACAGATTGGCGAGACTGGCAAGAACATCCATGAGCTGGAGAAGTCCAAGAAGCAGGTGGAGACGGAGAAGTCTGAGATCCAGACAGCTCTTGAAGAGGCTgag GGAACTCTGGAACACGAAGAGTCTAAGATCCTGCGTGTCCAGCTGGAGCTCAACCAGATTAAGGGTGAGGTGGacaggaagctggcagagaaAGATGAGGAGATGGAGCAGATCAAGAGGAACAGCCAGAGGGTGATTGACGCCATGCAGAGCACTCTGGATTCTGAGGTCAGGAGCAGGAACGATGCCCTGAGAatcaagaagaagatggagggagACCTGAACGAGATGGAGATTCAGCTGAGCCACGCCAATCGCCAGGCAGCTGAGTCCCAGAAGCAGCTGAGGAATGTGCAAACACAGCTGAAG GATGCACAACTGCATCTTGATGATGCTATCAGAGCCCAGGAAGAGTACAAGGAACAAGCTGCTATGGTGGATCGTAGGAACAGTCTCATGTTGGCTGAAATTGAGGAACTTAGAACTGCTCtggaacagacagagagaagccGCAAGATCGCTGAGCAGGAGCTTGTGGACGCCAGTGAGCGTGTTGGACTTCTGCACTCTCAG aACACAAGCCTTCTGAACACCAAGAAGAAGCTTGAGGCTGAACTGGTCCAGGTCCAGGGTGAAGTGGATGACACTGTTCAGGAAGCAAGAAATGCAGAGGAGAAGGCCAAGAAGGCCATCACTGAT GCTGCGATGATGGCtgaggagctgaagaaggagcAGGATACTAGCGCTCACCTGGAGAGAATGAAGAAGAACCTGGAGGTCGCTGTTAAGGACCTGCAGCACCGCCTGGATGAGGCTGAGAACCTGGCCATGAAGGGTGGCAAGAAGCAGCTCCAGAAACTGGAGTCTAGG GTGCGTGAGCTGGAGGCAGAGGTTGAGGCTGAGCAGAGACGTGGAGCTGATGCTGTCAAGGGTGTCCGCAAATATGAGAGGAGGGTGAAGGAGCTCACCTATCAG ACTGAAGAGGACAAGAAAAACGTTATCAGGCTGCAGGATCTGGTTGACAAGTTGCAGCTCAAGGTGAAGGCCTACAAGAGGCAGTCTGAGGAAGCG GAGGAACAGGCCAACACTCATCTGTCCAAGTGCAGGAAGGTCCAGCATGAGCTGGAGGAGGCCGAGGAGCGTGCTGACATTGCAGAGTCGCAGGTCAACAAGCTGAGAGCCAAGAGCCGTGACACTGGCaag ggAAAAGAGGCAGCTGAGTAA